The genomic DNA TGCCACAGACGTTTAAGCAAAgactaatttttaaaaaaaaaagataaataaaagctAACGGTAGATAGAAAACTGACCTGTGACCCCATGCTTGTTGTAGCCCCAGGCTCCAATGTCTCCTTCCTCTGAAGGGAGAGTTTCTCATCTCTCCACAGATCCATGCACCAGTCTTTTCCATAAACCCCATCGATTGATGGAGCAGGTTCTGCAACGCAGAGTTCAGGTAAACACTTACCTCAATATTAAATTTAAGAGCTAGGAATTAAATGTAACTCAAATGTAACATGGCGAATGCCAATCAAAAGGTCAAAAGTTCCACCCCATTAATTTGGGCGTAAAACAATGGGATAGCCCCCTTTTGGCAAAACGACCAAGATAAAAACGGACATGCTATTTGAGGTGGTGCTCACCTGCTGGCTGTCGGCGGCTGACACAGCTGACATGTGAGGGGTATGTCTGCGCTTCCCTCGCTGCTTTCAGCTGGACCTCCAGTGAGTAACATCTCCTTTTCAGGGCTTCATTCTCCGTCTTGTGAAGAGATATTTCGGTGAGCAGAACGGAGGAACATTCATCAGCCAGGTTTCCTATTTCTATCAAAGCCGCCTTCGTTAGATTTTCAAGGACAGCCGCTAATTGCATTCGGAAGTTGCGGCTTGTGGTGTCGCACATCATCCCTACAGAAATGCTGAGTATCctaaaatgtgagatttacagtCTAGCGACAGTTCTGTCTGCCGATCAAATATTTTTTTGTCGAGGAATATGTCGCAATGAATTGTGGGAAAAACGACAGCGCTGCGGCCTCGCAGGCTGTATGACACGCCCAATTTGATGCACGACACACCCCCTTAGAGCTTTGTGATTGGTAGTGCCTCCTAGTGGCTACAAACCGCTAATGCAGCCAGTTAATAGTATTGGTGAATACATTTAGataaagaacaaacattttttcttttttctgtgtaGGGTTCCGAaagtttgattgacagctgctttTACCTTCTGCTGTAGGCACAGTTTCCAAATCTGTGAACATAGTTCCCGACATCATTAGTTTACCGACATCGCTATTATAAAAACTGTGCAGTGCTCAAGACATTGTGGATGGTTGGTTTAATAttgacaaaaaacaacaataaagatAATCTGTTTATTGGTTTAATGTAAATTTACATACCTCAACTTGAGTgcagtaaaaaagaaacatactGATGTTTTGACATTTTATATCAAGACTGTAAAAAGCAGTTGATACACAAACtggaacaaaaataaagaaacataGGTTTTTCCATTACTTAATGTCCCACCAACAGTCAGAGGATTTAATTCAATAACATGCATCTTCACATTAGAATCTATTCTAGATGAGTTGCAAGGTGTTTTTTCAGATTACAGTTTTTAGTAAAACCCTTGCCACATTTCATACAAACAAAGGGTTTTTCTCCAGTGTGAGTACGTAGGTGCATATCAAGAGTACATTTCTGAGTAAAGCCCTTTCCACAAATAGAACAACGGTATGGCTTCTCCCCTGTATGTGTACGCTGGTGTGTATAAAGGTGCCCCTTTTGTGCATATCTTTTTCCACAAAGTGAGCATCTGAATGGTTTCTCTCCTGTGTGACTTCTTTGGTGAATTTCAAGTTGGCTGAAGCATCTGAAGTTTTTACCACATTGCAGGCAGCCCAATCTCTTCGTTACAGAGTTCCTTAAATTATGAAGCTTCACATTTCTGTGCATACTAAAGTTCTGGGAGGCAATATTTTGACCATAGTTTTTCCCAGCCTCgtggtttgtgtttgtctgtgtaacCTCTGAACTCCATTGTGTTTCCATCGGTCCCGTTCCACTTAGATGTGACTGAGTGCTCAGGATGACCAAGCTGTCAGGGAGAAGGGACTGCTGATGCTCTCCACTAGATTTAGGACATGACCTTACCTCTGGACTCTTCTCGGTGCCTGTGACAGCTTCCTTCCCTTGTGACAAAAGAAACAATGCATGTTAACATCTGAAACACCTTAACATCGATGAACTTGGTATCATTTTCTACAAGTGACAGTGTAGAGATTCCCATATTTTATTACTCACCAGTGTCATGTGTCCTGTCATGCTTGATGACTAACTCTGATGGTTCCTCCTTCACAACTAATACTTCAAGCTCTTTGGGAGGATTTGAGAGCTAATAAGAGATAGATGTTGTTTTAAGTTATCTACTGCGAAcaattataaataataataatataaataattattaaaaaaagacttaatGTAAACAGTGATTCACCTCCACTGCAGGATCTTCACTTTGCAAACTGCTACTGTCACTGGACCAAATTCCTCTCTCTTCTGGGTTATCTCTGAGATGCCAAAACTTGTATTAATATTTCCATCAGGACATGCATCAGAGGTTACGACAGGTTTGCTTCTATTTTAGCAACACAACACTCACGACAATACCTTCCTATGGcacgtcctgtcctgtctggcTCCGCCACTCTGTCCTCCAGACCACCCCTCACCCTCAAACATGCTGCGGCCGCCGTGTCCTGCCTACTCCCCTGTGCAATATAAAGCAGTTTCTCCATCAGCTTCAGTTTCTCTGTTAGCGACGCGATCTCGTTTCGCCCCCGTGTGATCTCTATTTTCAACATCTTTGACTCGATCTCTACCAATTTGCTTATTTCCATTACGACCGCTTTGGATAACGCGTCCATGATGGAGACGAGatgtgtttgaaaagaaaaaaccgCCGTCATGATTTTAAGATTTgggtttagaaaaaaaaaaagaaatgcacaaGAATAGTCAAATGCAGGCCGGAGTTTGTTAACTAGTAAATAACGTTAAAGCTATATAGTAACACTACAGGACCCACGCGTGTGTATTCACGCAACACAAGTAAGAATCACTTTCGTCGTTGCATGAATCCAGTGGCCCCCGCTAGTGGCTGGTATATGAATTACAACTGTTCAGGATCTTACGGACCATAATGC from Takifugu rubripes chromosome 5, fTakRub1.2, whole genome shotgun sequence includes the following:
- the LOC101078753 gene encoding zinc finger protein 26; translated protein: MTAVFSFQTHLVSIMDALSKAVVMEISKLVEIESKMLKIEITRGRNEIASLTEKLKLMEKLLYIAQGSRQDTAAAACLRVRGGLEDRVAEPDRTGRAIGRDNPEERGIWSSDSSSLQSEDPAVELSNPPKELEVLVVKEEPSELVIKHDRTHDTGKEAVTGTEKSPEVRSCPKSSGEHQQSLLPDSLVILSTQSHLSGTGPMETQWSSEVTQTNTNHEAGKNYGQNIASQNFSMHRNVKLHNLRNSVTKRLGCLQCGKNFRCFSQLEIHQRSHTGEKPFRCSLCGKRYAQKGHLYTHQRTHTGEKPYRCSICGKGFTQKCTLDMHLRTHTGEKPFVCMKCGKGFTKNCNLKKHLATHLEISHFRILSISVGMMCDTTSRNFRMQLAAVLENLTKAALIEIGNLADECSSVLLTEISLHKTENEALKRRCYSLEVQLKAAREAQTYPSHVSCVSRRQPAEPAPSIDGVYGKDWCMDLWRDEKLSLQRKETLEPGATTSMGSQAVNLLETEPELIFIKEEAYDDHPIGQQMSISDNRKIIGMIDEQSMLQRSVNALPLDPELGNFPMMDDSNTPLRSQPTFMDKIIEDATLSALVDNTKPCSATSEYSDFTNNMNNNNNNASVQPKPMKPAKQFECLFCRKIFNYLSSLKVHIRRHSGEKPFSCLVCGKKFAQKTYLKLHQRVHSGEKPYSCQGCGKSFSQKSSLNIHLRTHTGEKPYSCVDCGKCYAYKYGLNHHQCFN